From the genome of Neodiprion pinetum isolate iyNeoPine1 chromosome 3, iyNeoPine1.2, whole genome shotgun sequence, one region includes:
- the LOC138190627 gene encoding androglobin codes for MSSPQMRWKLHRWFDWASRHGVSLLETYPGSGVRSLKLIDILTRTSKANESDENTENVSESKKVPEATTPLPDIGMWTEFEKIAPYLEEIHILYKPTDFEYHARVSDLLPMVTDGGHVEGGGAKGKTQPGGGRDGKKVTTASSIAVAPAFLSSLKWQEKITNGKNGPLYMLIDSMDTKFVLIDYYWMSSELPGRRDDSSPSYLTVEKYNFFERSNDDEPAVASIQTFSTGATIFEAEPGRHLYRIFFRAECSFVRILSDTIFHLGDRLRIQELMSFESDRVEAIANNISNKVSQAFQAFGKLEYAGHLRALYKSYMPSDADVLESNLDKKVRSSVHETFLRELGILVQDSLSTVTDSAVICRALRVFFMNSEIAIRVGNSKEQVRPNEEECDDEDAELTFYDKAVVGIQSFFKMALMRMYKSMHLSSHNKHSEIAQSLRKVVELFDYSKRESVARLLVRKVISSIPAEVRTLLYPCNKDLSHVLNIDECRGVLRNVHPNQWVPILRFVVNVPRPGDRVFAAMDFVASLPRYVLRVVNNETHREIVRIGSTVATAHYPYVESGYTVIGYGWSDGNRFKELNWHFRVATIKGEPMFCPAVSKWIKPPGLCVQELSNIYVPNVGDIIGKWIVKVATDSLISFRLSTSYDLVEIVLKVFDRDDRVLYEATGGSVLILPSVLLSHVENRESFEGSILQLSRSEEGGDTTRTRGRSKSLSLHSTKEVDDSPTEYHVRAYVANDSWPLKPSEWVVANEVKARGTIYDPRYGRTSTSSILKRGTRNRVSERGSGDRFETGLTTDGSSSTILQHPSCKLQVVTDAGTKVQVEQDKRRETEITAMKRSWEESEPGRLQRGRSLRESFLEENCVDLTLSPGSEMVDFGSSEDEEGPLVSLGAGEIRTLKPPPNPSRILPPWNITAYVSKDEEEEDRWVKTEGDEEVLRNQRTIYSLDFDQAKACRVEEDAEMIREQRRRYSELFNSYARKVEEYKRLGDAVTEMRKFYISEMKPASPNRDGKNAEDTSMKKKKKKKMK; via the exons ATGTCATCACCACAAATGAGGTGGAAGCTGCATCGTTGGTTCGATTGGGCCTCGAGGCACGGCGTGTCCCTTTTGGAAACATATCCGGGTTCGGGGGTAcgttcattgaaattaatcgaCATACTCACGCGGACGAGTAAGGCAAATGAGAGTGATGAAAACACCGAAAATGTATCGGAGAGCAAAAAAGTACCAGAAGCCACAACGCCATTGCCAGACATCGGCATGTGGactgaattcgaaaaaatagcGCCTTACCTTGAGGAGATCCATATCCTCTACAAACCTACCGACTTTGAATACCATGCTCGGGTCTCTGACTTATTGCCGATGGTCACAGATGGTGGGCATGTCGAAGGAGGTGGTGCTAAGGGTAAAACTCAACCCGGAGGAGGTAGAGACGGTAAAAAGGTCACGACAGCATCAAGCATTGCGGTTGCACCGGCTTTCCTGAGTTCTTTGAAATGGCAGGAGAAGATAACAAACGGTAAAAACGGTCCCTTATACATGCTGATCGATTCTATGGACACGAAATTCGTTCTCATTGATTACTACTGGATGTCATCGGAATTGCCCGGTAGACGAGACGACTCCAGTCCCTCGTATTTGACCGTTGAGAAGTACAACTTTTTCGAAAGGTCGAATGACGACGAGCCTGCAGTTGCGTCGATTCAAACCTTTTCCACTGGTGCAACGATCTTTGAAGCCGAACCCGGGAGACACCTTTACCGCATATTTTTCCGGGCCGAATGTTCCTTCGTCAGAATCTTGTCAGACACTATTTTCCACCTTGGTGACCGGCTAAGGATACAGGAGCTGATGTCCTTCGAGTCGGACAGAGTTGAGGCCATTGCGAACAATATCAGCAACAAAGTGAGCCAGGCTTTTCAAGCATTCGGTAAGCTGGAATATGCTGGTCACCTTCGAGCCTTGTACAAGAGCTATATGCCGAGTGATGCTGACGTGCTGGAGTCCAACTTGGACAAAAAAGTGAGGTCGAGTGTACACGAAACGTTTCTTAGAGAATTAGGGATACTAGTCCAAGACTCGCTTTCAACCGTAACCGATAGTGCCGTGATATGTCGAGCACTGAGAGTGTTCTTCATGAATTCGGAAATCGCTATTCGTGTAGGAAACTCCAAAGAACAGGTTCGGCCAAATGAAGAGGAGTGCGACGACGAGGACGCTGAATTAACGTTTTACGACAAAGCGGTCGTCGGAATACAGTCTTTCTTTAAGATGGCGCTGATGAGAATGTATAAAAGCATGCACCTTTCGTCGCACAATAAGCACTCGGAAATTGCACAAAGTCTGCGAAAGGTGGTCGAATTGTTTGACTACTCGAAACGGGAGTCAGTAGCACGTTTACTGGTGCGTAAAGTCATCTCGAGCATTCCAGCCGAAGTCAGGACTCTCTTATACCCTTGCAACAAGGACCTCAGCCACGTCTTGAACATCGACGAGTGTCGAGGCGTCCTGCGAAACGTTCATCCAAACCAATGGGTCCCGATTCTGAGGTTTGTTGTGAACGTGCCAAGACCGGGTGATCGAGTCTTTGCAGCCATGGATTTCGTCGCAAGTTTGCCAAGGTACGTGCTCAGGGTTGTGAATAATGAGACGCACCGCGAGATCGTGAGGATAGGGAGTACCGTAGCAACAGCTCATTACCCGTACGTCGAAAGCGGATACACTGTGATCGGTTACGGATGGAGTGACGGAAACAGGTTCAAGGAACTCAATTGGCACTTCCGTGTTGCAACTATCAAGGGTGAGCCAATGTTCTGCCCGGCAGTCAGCAAGTGGATTAAACCACCAGGTCTCTGTGTCCAGGAATTGTCCAACATCTACGTGCCAAACGTTGGTGATATAATTGGAAAATGGATCGTCAAAGTCGCCACCGACTCATTGATCTCATTCAGACTTTCGACGTCGTACGATCTTGTGGAAATCGTTTTAAAAGTCTTCGACAGGGATGACAGAGTATTGTACGAGGCCACTGGTGGTTCCGTTCTCATTTTACCATCCGTGCTGCTCTCTCATGTCGAAAACCGCGAGAGTTTCGAAGGTAGCATTCTGCAGCTCTCGCGCTCGGAAGAAGGTGGAGACACCACGAGGACACGGGGTCGTTCGAAATCGCTCAGTCTTCATTCCACCAAGGAAGTTGACGACAGTCCAACTGAGTACCATGTTCGCGCCTACGTTGCAAATGACTCCTGGCCGTTGAAACCGTCCGAGTGGGTTGTCGCGAATGAAGTCAAGGCTAGAGGGACCATTTATGATCCACGATATGGCAGAACTTCCACGTCCTCGATACTAAAACGTGGTACCAGGAACCGGGTGTCGGAACGGGGATCTGGAGACAGATTTGAAACTGGTTTAACTACGGACGGTTCTTCCTCTACGATACTGCAGCATCCGTCGTGTAAGCTACAGGTCGTAACCGATGCTGGAACAAAAGTTCAG GTCGAGCAGGACAAGCGTCGTGAAACCGAAATTACAGCGATGAAGAGGTCGTGGGAAGAATCGGAGCCAGGGCGTTTGCAGCGAGGACGTTCTCTGAGGGAGTCATTCCTGGAAGAGAACTGCGTGGACTTAACGTTATCACCTGGATCAGAAATGGTGGACTTTGGTTCATCCGAGGACGAAGAAGGGCCTTTAGTGAGTCTGGGAGCTGGAGAAATCCGCACCCTGAAACCGCCACCAAATCCTTCGCGGATTCTTCCGCCCTGGAACATTACGGCGTACGTGTCGaaggacgaggaagaggaggatCGATGGGTTAAAACTGAGGGCGACGAGGAGGTGCTGAGGAATCAACGCACCATTTACTCTCTCGATTTCGATCAGGCGAAAGCCTGTCGCGTCGAAGAAGACGCTGAAATGATTCGAGAGCAGCGACGCCGCTATTCCGAACTCTTTAACTCTTACGCGAGGAAAGTCGAGGAGTATAAGAGACTTGGCGATGCTGTGACCGAGATGAGAAAGTTTTATATATCCGAGATGAAACCCGCGTCTCCAAATCGTGACGGTAAGAACGCCGAGGATACGAgtatgaagaagaagaagaagaagaagatgaagtgA